A region of the Thermogladius calderae 1633 genome:
TCGACCCCGAGCGGGCCTACCCACGGTAGCCGAAGTGGCCTGGAATGGCCCGCCGTAGAGGGTGACAGCCCCGTAGGCGAAACCGTGGGGGCTCGCGCCGTGGAGCAGAGTACCACGGCTTGGTTGTGCCGTGGGAAGTAGGGGGTCACCGACCTCCAAGGCTAAACACGTCCCGAGACCGATAGCGAACTTAGTACCGTGAGGGAAAGCTGAAAAGCACCCCGCAAGGGGGGTGAAAAGAGCCTGAAACCAGGCGGCTACATACGGCGCTGCCCTAAAGAGGTGACGCCCCCGAAGGAAACCGGGGCGACCCGGGAGTACGAGGGGGGTTGATCAGGGTGGCGCCGTCCGTCTTGAAACACGGGCCGGGGAGTCCACGGCAGTGGCGAGCTTAAGGGGTTAAACCCCGTAGGCGTAGGGAAACCGACATGCCCGCAACCACGGTTAAGCCGTGGCGAGGGGCGGGGTCCCAAAGGGCCCGGAGTCACTGCCGTGGGACCAGAAACCGGGCGATCTAGGCGGGGGCAGGGTGAAGCCGGGGGAAACCCCGGTGGAGGCCCGAAAGGGTTCTGACGTGCAATTCGTTCCCATGACCCCCGTCTAGGGGCAAAAGACCAATCAAGCCCGGTGATAGCTGGTTCCCGCCGAAGTGGGTCTCAGCCCAGCCCCGCCTGAGGTGGGCCACGGGGTAGAGCTACGGATTGGGGGTGCAGGAGCCGAAAGGCTCCGGCCTCCAGTCCAACTCCGAACCCGTGGTCACCGTAGAAGGCGGGAGTGGGGTTCCCCGCCGTAAGGGTGGGGGCCGAGAGGGGAACAACCCAGACCGGGGTTAAGGCCCCTAAGTGCCGGCTAAGTGCCAATCTTAAAGGGCGTCCCACGGCTCAGACAGCGGGGAGGTGGGCCTAACAGCAGCCATCCTCTAAGGAGTGCGTAACAGCTCACCCGCCGAGCCGTGGGGCCCCGAAGATTGGTCGGGGCTTAAGCCGGCCGCCGAGACCCCGGGGCACGGCCCCTATGGGGCCGTGATCTGGTAGGCGGGCGTCGGGTCGGGGCAGAAGCCGGGCCGTGAGGTCCGGTGGACCCGATCCGAGTGCAGATCCCGGCGGCAGTAACAGCGAAGAGGGGTGGGAATCCCCTCCGCCGGAAAGGACCAGGGTTCCTCGGCAACGGTCGTCGGCCGAGGGTTAGCCGGTCCTAACCCGGGCCGTAACTCGGACCCGGGGAAAGGGAAACGGGTTAACACTCCCGTGCCGCGGGGGTAGGCGCGGCAACGCAAGCCCAGCCTCCGACGCCTCCGGATAGGCGGACTGGGGGCGGTCGAATGACCGCGACCCAGCTAACCGGTGAAGGCCCCGGAGTACCGTAATGGTGAGAAGGGGCTGAAGCCGGGAATGGGGCCCCGTTAGGGGCCTTCCGCCGACTCCGGGGGCCCTTGAAAAGGGGGCTGGGAACGATCCCCCGCGCCCGTACCGAGAACCGACACAGGTGCTCCTGGGTGAGTAGCCCCAGGCGTGTGGGGGTTAACCCGGGCCAGGGAACTCGGCAAATTGGCCCCGTAACTTCGGGAGAAGGGGTGCCTGCGGTTCTGGGGCGCACCCCTGGAACCGCAGGTCGCAGTGCCTAGGGGGGCCTGACTGTTTAATAAAAACATAGGTCCCCGCTAGCCCGAAAGGGTTTGTACGGGGGCTGAATCCTGGCCACTGGCGGTCCGTGAAACCGGGGTACAACCCGGCGAAGCGCCGCTGAAGGCCGGGAGTAACTCTGACTCTCTTAACGGGAGAGCCCCATCGCTTGGCAGGTCGTAGGCTTATCAGTCCCTGGCTACAAATTGGCGGTCGGGGGCGTATAATTGAGTGGTAATGAGCTGATAAACGGCTATGTGATCGGGCTAATAGATGCCGAGGCCTCGTTTTCGGTTAGTGTAAAACTACAGAAGGACCTAGTGTATGGTATAAGACTAGACCCAGCATTCAGTATCACGCAGCTCGAGGAACAGACGCTGAAAATTGTGAAAAACGTAATCGGCGCAGGGAGGATAATTAAGAAACCCGGGCAAGAGCACCTGTACGTGCTAATAATAGACAATATGAAGGAGCTAAACGAACAATTGATACCCTTCATAAACAAGCACGTTGGGCTACTACACTCAAAAAGAAGGCAATACGAAATATTTAGAGAAATTGTGAGTGCCCTGTACAGAGGTGAGCACAAAGACCCACTAAAGCTCAGGGAGCTCATTCTAAAAGTGTATGAATTGTCAAACCTGAGCAGAAAATCGCGCAGGAAAAGGGCCCTCAGAGAGGTACTTGAAATAATCGAATCTCGTATTGCCAAGCGGTGGGGCCTCCCGGGAGAAAGGTAGCCAAATGCCTTGCCGGGTAAGTTCCGGCGCGCATGAATGGATCAACGAGGTCCCCACTGTCCTGGCCCGGGGCCCCGTGAAGACACGGAGCCGGTGCACAGGCCGGCAACCCCCCGCAGGGCGATAAGTCCCTGTGGAGCTTTACCGCAGCCTGGCGCTGACCTCTGGGCTGTGGTGCGTAGCGTAGGTGGGAGCTTGTGAAGCCACACCTCCGGGTGTGGCGGAGGCGCCAATGAAACACCACCCACTACAGCCTGGGGGCCTCACCCCGGGGGAGACCCTGGGGGACAACGCCAGGTGGGCGGTTCGGCTGGGGCGGCACGCCCGCGAAAAGATAACACGGGCGCCCAAAGGTCGGCTCAGGCGGGTCAGAGCTCCGCCGTAGAGTGCAAGGGCAAAAGCCGGCCTGACCGGACCCTTGAACACAAGGGGTCCGGCCGGGAAACCGTGGCCTAGCGAACGCTCGTGTCCCCCTCGGTGGGGGCCGGGCATGACAGAAAAGTTACCCCAGGGATAACAGGGTCGTCGCGGGCGAGAGCTCCCATCGACCCCGCGGTTTGCTACATCGATGTCGGCTCTTCCCATCCTGGGGGTGCAGCAGCCCCCAAGGGTGGGGCTGCCCGCCCATTAAAGGGGAACGTGAGCTGGGTTTAGACCGTCGTGAGACAGGTCGGACTCTACCCGCGGGGGGCGCGGGCCGCCTGAGGGGAAGGTGCCCTCAGTACGAGAGGAACGGGGCGCCGCGGCCTCTAGTCTACCGGTTGTCCTGGCGGGCAACGCCGGGCAGCCACGCCGTGTGGGGTAACCGCTGAAAGCATCTAAGCGGGAACCCCTCCCCGAGACGAGGCGGCCGTCCGTCACGGGGCCACCCGTGGCGGGTAGGGCTCCCGTAGAAGACGGGGTTGATGGGGCGGGGGTGTGAGCCCCAAGGGTTCCCCCGAGGGGTTCAGCCCGCCGCTCCCAAAAGCCCGACGCCGTAGCTACTCACCCGGGAGCGAGAGCGTTAGCCCACGCGGGCTCGGGCACGTCTCCTGATAGACCTACCTGCGGCGTAGACCCCCCTCACTCCACTTTCTGGGCATGTTCTCGTGTCCTCGAGTGTAGGAGTGGTATTGGTGAGTTTACCGTAGGTTAGGAGAAGGCCTCAGCTAGGGTAACGCTCTTCACCGGTCCGTAAACCGTCGTCTCATCACACCGTATTTAACTCTGTTTCCCAGGTTTAAAACAGTGGTGCGGTGCTTGGGGCTACGCGACTACGTAGCGATGACAAGGCCTGTTAACAGCCTCATGAGCGGCTTGGGTGCCCTCATGGCTCTCCTGGTCTACAGGGGGTATACTCCACCAGGCATCCTGGTGGCTGTCGTCGCTACAGCGACGGGCTACCTCTCTACAGCGGCCTCAATGCTCGTGAACGACTACGTTGACGCGGCGGTTGACGCGGTGAACAAGCCGTGGAAACCTATACCGTCAGGCCGGGTCAGCCGGGAGACTACTAGGAGCCTCGGGCTAGCCCTGGCAGTGTCCTCTATAGTCCTGAACGCGCTGCTCGCACTCGCCGAGCCGGGCTTGGGCTGGCTGCCCGCACTGGTGGTAGCAGTCTACACTCTCGTGGGGCTGGCCTACAGCTACCTCAGGGCTCACTGGTGGAGCCACTTACTCGTCTCGCTCTCAACCACGGGGCCCGTCGTCTACGGGTACGTGCTCGCGGGACCGCCACAGGGGAAGCTGGCCTTCACAGCCGCCTTCACAGTACTCGTCTTCCTCGTCACTACGGGTAGAGAGGTCGTCAAGGCGCTCCAGGACGTGGAGGGTGACAAGAAAGCCGGCTACAAGACGATACCAATAGTCTTCGGCGCGGAGGCGTCGAGGAGGCTGGTCCTAGTGATCGGGGCCTCCGCACCCTTTTTGGCCCTCGTAGCGTACGCGTTCAACGGTAGCACCGCCTTCCTAGTCCTCATACTGTTGGCGGCGGCCGCCTACCTACACCAGGCGGTGAAGGCCTACTCTAGGCCCACGGACAAAAAGGTGCTGGAGGACGCGAGAGTGAAAATGCTGGCTTCGATGGTGTTGGGGCTTGTCGCCTTCTGGGCCTCAGGGCTTTAGCGTGCCGACCCCGAAGATCCTCCCAGCCGCGCTCTTGTACCTCGCAATACTCTCCGTCGCAGCGGGGTCCAGCCCCCGCTTCAGCGCCAGCTCCACGCTCGCCAGCCCGAACAACATGGCGGCGTAGAGGACCTTCCCCACCTTGTTCACCCCCCTCAACGCGAGTACCCTGACTCTCCTCCCCCTCCGCTCGTGCTCCCCCACCATGAACTCGACGAGGCCCCTCCCCGCCTGGTCGTCGGGGTCGTAGAACGCGACAACCCGGTATTCGTCGAACAGGGGCTTCTCGTAGCCGACTATGTCGTTGTGCATCCACTCGGGTGCCACGTCTACCTTGACCACTATCTTCGAGTTCTCGTTGAACTCCGACTTAGCCCTCACAGCCAGGGGCTCCAGGGGGCTGTGAGTCGCGACAACGAGGAGCTCTCTGCTGTAGGCGAACTCCGCTAGCGATGAGGCCTCGCTGGCTATCTCCCCCGCCTCTCTCTCCAGCTGCCTCTTAGCGTCCTCGACCTCGGCTCTCGACGCGACGGTGAGGCCGCTGGAGTCCAGTACGCCTAGCACGCCGGTCAGCATGTGGGGGAAGCTCACCCTGGGTAACAGGCCTACAGGGGTCTTGAACACGGGGAGCCCCTTCTCCGTGGCCAGCTTCTCGAGTAACCCCCCGCTTGTTATCGCCACCACCTTGGCCCCCTTCTCGAGGGCCCTGGCCGTGGCCAGTAGGGTCTCGTGTGTGTTGCCACTGTAGCTCACGCTGACGAAGAGCGTCCTAGCAGACACGTAAGATGGGACTATGTGGGACTTCACAACCTCCACGGGGACGCTGAGCCTTTCCAGCGCTAGTAGCTTGACGACGTCCCCTACAATACCGCTACCGCCCATCCCCGACACCACGATGTTCTCGAACGGCCCCTCGACAGAGACGCTACCCCACTTGGAGAGCGCGTCCTCCACTAGTCTAGGCCAGTTGAGGTAGTCCCCCCGCATGCCGCCACCCAGACCACTTTATATGGAGCAAAGAGTATTTTAGTGTAGGCGTGAGGAAGCCCTCTTGCGCGTAGTCGAGGTGCTGGCCCGGGGCAGGCACGTAGTCTACACCAGCGACATCAACGTAGTGCTCAAGCTCGTCGCGAGGTTTGTTGAGGAGACCACCGGCGGCCGGATCAACGTCGTGGCGGAGGGGGGCGTCACAGAGGCCCTGGCGGCAGTCTTGACCAAGGGGTTGGAGAGGGTGGTGCTAAGCGAGAAGCCTGAGGAGGGCCTGCCGGGCCCTGAGACTAGACTGGTCTGCGTAGACAAGCCGTGTTTCGACGTCCCAGCCGAGAACGTGGTCGTCTTCCTGACGCAGAGGGTCAAGGCGCCCAGGTTCTACACGAGGCACTACCTGAGGAGGCTGGACTGGGGCGTGTACGTCTTCGAGACACCCTCGACAGGCGAGAGGGTAGTCCTCACAACTAGCGGCGGCCGTCTAGTAGAGGGGACCGGCCTAGCCCCCCTCGAAGAGAGGGCTCTGGAGCTCGTCAAGAAGGCGATGCTCGACTACGGTGAGCTGAAGGTGAGCGACGTGCTGTTCCTTATAGAGAGGGAGATGGGCGTGTCCAAGAACGCGGCCAGGGAGATACTCTCTAAACTGGTGTCTAGAAGGTACCTCAGGGTCAGGAGGGGGGTAGTAGAGCTAGCGTAGAGCCCGTCAAGAGCCGAGCCTCCGCATCCCCCTCACGTACACACCTGTCAGCGGGAGGCAGTCCCTCAGCCCCGCGAGGACGGAGTTGACCTCCTCCTCGGGCCCTATGATGTCTATGTAGAGCTGATCCCCCCTGCTCACTACCAGCACCACGAGTTCTCCCCTGCGGTAGAGGCCGACAGGTCCATCCCAGACCGGCTCGCCCAGCAACTCCGAGAGCCTTCTCGTGATACGCGAGGGGCCCTCTGCCCCCAGCTTAACGTCGAGGGAGACGTGGTACATAGGCCACCATCGCGCGAGGGCTTGGAGTCGGAGGTGTCCAGGTAACCCCGGGCTACTGTAACCAGGTGTCGGTGGTAATATGTCTTTGCAGAGGCCGCTTTAAGAAGGCCACTCCTTACGAAGCAGCCGTGGATCGGTGTATTGCTGTTAGGCGTACCCCGAGGCCCTTTCGCGTGCGTGTCGAGGCGTTGGTCGTGGACGACGAGCGCGAGCAAAAGTTTATAGATACAAAACTTGTTTAACTGCTATAGGGGGCTCCTAGTGCGCGCTTGGCCACGCTGGCTCAGCCGGCATTACGTGGCTCTATTGATAGCTGTCGGGGTACTCTCGGCCTCCATACCTCTCGGGACATACCTAGTGGTCGAGCCTGGGGTCTACCTGGAGTTCAGGTTCCACGAGCCCTCGCACGACAGGAATATCGATGTGACAGACCAGCTGTCTTTGAGCAGGGACGTATACCTGTGTGTGAGGGCGGAGGCTGTCGCCCCTGTCCCAAGCGACACTCTTCTACTGGGCTTCAAGTGCTACAAGGGTATACCCCTCCTCCTAGTCCCGTACAAGAGCATCGAGCCGGCGTTGAGGGCCTGGGCCTCGGTGCTCAGGTCGAGAGGAGTACCAGGCGACGGGCAGGCAAACCACTTCTTCGGCCTAATAGTACACGCTGTCTTACTGGACTCCTCAAACAACAGCGTGTTGTACGAGACGACATACTCGCTCCCGGTTAAACTCGGCGACCTCTTGTCACCGCGAGCGCTGAAGTACACTGTCTCGGTGTCCAAGGCCGGGGGACTCTACCAGGCGGTCTACAGAGTAGAGAACGTCCTGTTAAGGCCTGTGAAAAACGTTGAAGTTCTCCAGGTCGAAAACGTCGAGGCGAGCACTACTCTACTGACTTCGGGTAGTGTAGACCTGAAGTGCGCCCCCGCGTACCCCCCATTCTACTACTGCGAGAGGACGTACACTAACAAGCCAGAGTACGTGACAGCGTACCTGCCTCCCAGCTACTTCAGGGCAGAGAACGGAATACTCTACGTTAAAACGCCCGTGTTGATCGCGAACAACCTCTTCTCCTACTCAGGGGTGGTCATGGTCAGCATGAATATAGGGCCCCGGCGAGAAGAGGCTAAGCTCACCGTCGGCACTGGAGACATCTTGCCGAACATAACGCGTGCTAGCCTGCCGGACATAAGCCTGCAGCTAGCCGGGAGAACGTGGGGAGGAAGCACCTACTACTACGGCGTCGGTTACCCGGTTGCGCCCAATTCTAGTGCGTGGTTGTACATATGGGCCAGGCCAATACAGCGGTTCGTCGAGGCCTACCTATGCAGTTCGAGTGAATGTACCCGCCTGCAGGGCCGGGACAGAGTAGAGGCGTTCATAACAGACGTCCTGGTGAACGGCACCACCATACAGGGGGGTGTAGAGCAGGGGTTGCCGCACCCCTACATCATGGACAAGTTCTTTAACGCAACCACTAGAACCCTGCTTGTAATACCGGACACCGCCCTGAGCGACGGGGCGCTGAGCCCGGGCGAGTCCGTCTCTCTAGGGAACGTATTCCAATACTACGACACCTGCGGGAGCGGGTCCGGAGTAGGGGTATCCGGCTCGGTCATAGCGATGGGTGTTTGCGCCGCCCTCGGCCTCGAGACTAGCGGCGCGGCGTGCGCGGTGGCCGCGACTCTCGCCTCAGCAATACAGATATCGCTGGGCACTGAGCGGCCCGGCTTCTACGTTACGGGCGGTATGTATAATGTTGGCAGTTTGCAGGGCATCGGCTACAACGTCGACAAGTACGTGTACGTAGCAGTCAGCAAATACAATTACACGCAACCGCCCCCATGGTGGTGTCCATGGTGCGGCAGCTGCGTCTACAATGTTCCAGCTGGCATATACTTCGAATTCGCCTAACCCAAACATAGCGCCTAGACAGAGTTCAACGGTGCAACCTCCCCCTAAACTTGCGTTTTTCCCGTCGTGCCCACACCGGCTTGGCGAGCGTTTATTTGTACTCAACACGACATTTACTTCACGGCCTACCGCCTCAGGGGATCGGGACGCTGATAGTAGACCGTGATAGGGTAAGGTTCATAGCAGGGCTCTTGAGGGGTCTCGGGGGATTCCTCGAGTGCTTCGAGAGGGCCGACCCTCAGTTCAGCGCGGTGAGGCAGGTCGTTGAGAGGCTTGGCTGCGGGAAGTCCGCTGTCCTAGTCGTAGCCAACTCCCTGGTGAGCTACCAGCTCAGTACTACCGGCGAGGTGTACTGGACGGAGTTCGCCAAGTGGGTGGTGTCGTCGTCGGGAGGGCTGTACGAGGTACACAGGGGCTTCCTCGAGTCCACGCGCTTCAACAGGGCCAGGCTGTTAGACAAGCTCGACAGGCTCAGCAGGTTCTACGCTTCGAGGTTGGCGGCGGAGCTCGAGGCCGACCCGCTGAGGTACTGTGGCAACCTCCAGGGACTCGTGGAGGAGCTGGCGAGGACGATGGGTGGAAGCCCCGAGGACAAGACGATCGCCTTCGCGGGTAAGATGCTGAGGTACGTCTGCTTGGCGTGCGGCTCGGAGACGAGGGGGGACGTAGCCGTACCCGTAGACCGGAGAAACGCCCTGCTACTGCTAGCAGGCTGTCTCGTGAGGGGGTGTGGCGGGAGCCTAGACGAGTGCGTGGGCTTGTTGATGACAAGGCACAAGAGGACCGCCCTGGCAGCCCTCAGAGAGCTCTGCACCACGGCCGGAGTGGACTGCGTGAAGCTGGACGCCCTCACCTGGGCACTAGCAGGGGCGCTCACGGGTAGGAGGCGGATGGACGAGATCCTGGAGGCGGCGAGGGGCTGTCTTGGCGGTGAGCGTATCGAGATTCTCTCGGAGCTCTACAGCGAGTTCTCGAAATGCCTAGAGCCCCGGACCAAAGGGGTTTAAAGACGAGGGCCCTCATGTAAACGTGGGTGCGCCCATGGAAGGAGTCGTGGCCGAGGCTAGGCGCGTAGCACGGGAGTCGCTGGGGTCGGACTTCGACCACGGGTACCCCCACGTGGAGAGAGTGAGGAAGTGGGCTTGGGAGATCGTTAGGGAGGAGGGGCTGAAAGTCGACCCCCTCGTGCTAGACCTCTCGGTATACCTGCACGACGTCGGGAGAGTCATAGGGGAGCCCCACGCCTACTACTCGGCGGTCTTCGCAGCGGGGTTCCTCAGGAGGTGGGGCTTGGACGACGCGGTCGTCGAGAAGGTTGTCAACGCCATAGAGTACCACAGCTTCAGTTACTCGCGCTCGAAGAAGGTCTGGCCTATGAGCACCGAGGCCCTCGTCCTGAGCGACGCCGACAAGCTCGATGCGCTGGGCGTGGTAGGGTTCCTACGGGTTTTTGCGTACAACTGGAAAACGGGCGGTAGTATGGACGACATTATAAGGCACTTCCACGAGAAGATATTCAGGCTGAAAGACCTAATGCACTTCTCCTACTCCAAGAGGAAAGCGGAGGAGCTGACGAGCAGAGTCGAGAGAGTGGTCAAAGAACTTGTAGAGGAGCTCTCTTCCTCGGGTAAAGAGTCATAGGCCTCCGAAGGCCAGCCCCTACTCTAGGCTTAACGGAGCGGGGAGGCCTAGACACGGTTTTAAGAGCCTTATCCTAGAGAAAGTGATGAAGAACATGTTCGAGGTCTTCATACTTAGACCCGACGCCCTCGCAGTGTGGGAGGACGAGGTAGTAAGAGAGAGGCTGTCCTGGTACCACAGCGTGATGGTCGACGAGAAGCCGGCGAAGTTCATAATCGCTCGCAAGGTCGAGGTCCCCGAGGACCCGTACAGGTTGGATGACATGAGAGAACTGTGGAAGGTCCACGAGAGGGCTGCCAGGGACTTCGACAGCCTGCTGAGAGAGGTCAAGAGCGCCGACGCGACCCCTGCCTCGTACCTGAGGAGACCCGACCCCAGGCACAGCTACCTCGACGTGAAGATAGCTATCGCCCGCAGGCTCATGGACCCCTGTAGGCTGTGCGAGAGGAGGTGCGGCGCCCGCCGGCTCAGCGGCCAGCCCGGCGTCTGCTTAATGGCCGACAAGTGCATTGTTCACTCGGCCTTCCTCCACATCGGGGAAGAGGCGCCGCTCGTACCTAGCGGGACTATCTTCTACGGCGGCTGCAACTTCAAGTGCGTGTTCTGCCAGAACTACGACATCAGCCAGGTCAACGCGAGAGGCGGCGAGGTTGTCTCGAGCCTGGAGCTCGCCAAGGTCCAGAGGGCTCTAAGGTTGAGAGGTGCGCGCAACATAAACCACGTGGGAGGCGAGCCGACGCCTCACGTGGCCTTCATACTCGAGAGCCTCAAGTTCCTCGACGTGAACGTGCCGCAGTTGTGGAACAGCAACATGTACATGACCGAGGAGGTCGCGAGGCTGCTCCTCGACGTGGTAGACATATGGCTCCCAGACCTGAAGTACGGGAACGACGAGTGCGCCTGGCGGCTAAGCAAGGTTAGGGACTACTGGGCGGTAGCGACGAGAAACATTAAGATGGCGCACGACTCAGGGGACATGATCATAAGACACCTGGTCTTACCCGGGCACCTGGAGTGCTGCACTAGGAGAGTCCTACAGTGGATATCCGAGAACACGCCGAGGGCGCTAGTGAACGTCATGGACCAGTACAGGCCAGAGCACCTAGTCCTGAAGTACCCGGAGAAGTACAAGGAGATAGCGCGGAGGCTCAGGCGCGACGAGATCCTCGAGGCTTATAAAATGGCCGAGGAATTTAAGTTAGAGTACAAACAGGTGTCTTAGCCGATGCTGCCGGACAGTGTAAGGGAGGTGTACTTCAGCGACTACTACAGGGTACTGGTGGTTGAGGAGGACGACAAGGTCTTCGTAAGCGTGGACGTGTACAAGAAGGGCTTTGACTACCCTGTCACGAGAACTAGCTGCGTAAAGGAGGACTTTTGCCTGATATATTCGACTCTAGACCCAGCTCTGGCGGGCCCCGAGCTCAAGGACGTGACCCTGAGCCTCGAGGTCGTGGGCTCCAAGACCCCAGGCGGTGTGGAGACGTTGAACGTCAGGTGGGTATTGAGAAAGCCCGTCGGAGAAGACGTGTTAAGAAAGGTGTTCGAGACCTCCTGGCTTCTAATTAGGGCAAAACCCACTCCACAGTGAGCCGTTGAACGTTTTTAATCACAAACGGCTACTTTATAACACCTAGCCGGACAGGTGTCGCGTTGCCGGACACGTACAAGCCTAGGTTAAAGGCGACTCGCTGGAGCCCCAGTAGAGAGGTCGAGCTATTAGAGCTGTGGGAGAAGGAGGGTTTATACAAGCCCGATCTAGACTCGAAAGAAGTGATAGTGATAGACACACCGCCCCCGTACGCTAGCGGCAAGTGGCACGTGGGAGGCGCAGCGCACTATGCCCAGATAGACATGGTGGCAAGGTATTTCAGGATGAAGGGCTACGCCGTCGTGGTCCCCTTCTACGCTGACAGGAACGGGCTACCGGTAGAGGTACAGGTTGAGAAGAAGTACGGTGTCAACCCCCACGAGCTCTCCAAGACCCCCGAGGGTAGAGAGAAGTTCCTGGAGCTGTGCAGACGCTTCCTGGACGAGGCCGAGAACGAGATCGTTAAAGTGTGGAGGAGGCTAGGTTGCAGCTTCGACTACTGGAGAGAGGGGACGGACAGCGCCAAGTACAGGACGATAACACAGGCGACCTTCATAGACCTCTACAAGAAGGGGCTGATCTACGAGGCCGAGAGACCCGTTAACTGGTGTCCGAGATGTAGGACGACGCTCGCGGACTCCGAGCTCGAGTACGTCGAGAGGGACGACTACCTGTACTACATAAAGTTCAAAGTCAAGGAAACCGGCGAAGACGTTGTCGTCGCCACTACTAGACCCGAGCTCCTCAGGGCTTGCAAAGCCCTCGTCTACAAACCGGGCGACGAGAGGTACGAAAGGCTGAAAGGTCTCCACGCTGTAGCCCCACTGTACGGGACAGAACTGGTAATAGCCGAGCACCCGGAGGTAGACCCCTCCTTCGGCACGGGCCTCATGATGGTGTGTAGCTTCGGAGACCACGTCGACGTCAAGATGTTCAGGGACCTAGGGCTCCAGCCCGAGATAATCATCGACAAAGAGGGCAAGATGACGGAGAAAGCAGGCTTTCTCGCGGGGCTAACCGTTGAGGAGGCGCGGAGAAAGGTCGTCGAGGCGCTCGAGTCGAGCGGGCTGATAGTAAAGAAAGAGGCCATTAGGCACTCGGTGCCAGTCTGCTGGAGGTGCAAGACGCCGACTCAGATCATCGCGACGAGAGAGTGGTTCCTCAAACAGGTGGAGTTCAAGAATGCGCTGATCGACTTGGTCGACAAAATCGTTTTCAGGCCCGAGTTCCACAAGAGCAGGCTAATATCGTGGATTAACAGCGTAGCAACGGATTGGCCTATAAGCCGGGACAGGTACTACGCCACCGAGGTCCCTGTCTGGCGTTGCACGAGCTGTGGTAGTGTGCTTGTCCCGGAGCCGGGCACGTACTACAGGCCCTGGAGAGACCCACCGCCATGGGACAGGTGCCCCGTGTGCGGGGCGCCCAGAGACAAGCTCGTCGGCGAGAAGAAAGTGTTCGACACTTGGTTCGACAGCAGTATCTCGGTGCTCTACGCTTCTGGGTACATGCACAACCCCGGCCTTTACAAGAGAGTGAAGTACACTCTGCGCCCGCAGGGCGTAGACATTGTGAGGACGTGGCTCTACTATACAATCCTGAGAGTGTACCAACTAAAAGGAGAGCCGGCCTTCAGCTGGGT
Encoded here:
- a CDS encoding bifunctional phosphoglucose/phosphomannose isomerase, with the translated sequence MRGDYLNWPRLVEDALSKWGSVSVEGPFENIVVSGMGGSGIVGDVVKLLALERLSVPVEVVKSHIVPSYVSARTLFVSVSYSGNTHETLLATARALEKGAKVVAITSGGLLEKLATEKGLPVFKTPVGLLPRVSFPHMLTGVLGVLDSSGLTVASRAEVEDAKRQLEREAGEIASEASSLAEFAYSRELLVVATHSPLEPLAVRAKSEFNENSKIVVKVDVAPEWMHNDIVGYEKPLFDEYRVVAFYDPDDQAGRGLVEFMVGEHERRGRRVRVLALRGVNKVGKVLYAAMLFGLASVELALKRGLDPAATESIARYKSAAGRIFGVGTLKP
- a CDS encoding N-glycosylase/DNA lyase; translation: MASVYLYSTRHLLHGLPPQGIGTLIVDRDRVRFIAGLLRGLGGFLECFERADPQFSAVRQVVERLGCGKSAVLVVANSLVSYQLSTTGEVYWTEFAKWVVSSSGGLYEVHRGFLESTRFNRARLLDKLDRLSRFYASRLAAELEADPLRYCGNLQGLVEELARTMGGSPEDKTIAFAGKMLRYVCLACGSETRGDVAVPVDRRNALLLLAGCLVRGCGGSLDECVGLLMTRHKRTALAALRELCTTAGVDCVKLDALTWALAGALTGRRRMDEILEAARGCLGGERIEILSELYSEFSKCLEPRTKGV
- a CDS encoding valine--tRNA ligase, translated to MPDTYKPRLKATRWSPSREVELLELWEKEGLYKPDLDSKEVIVIDTPPPYASGKWHVGGAAHYAQIDMVARYFRMKGYAVVVPFYADRNGLPVEVQVEKKYGVNPHELSKTPEGREKFLELCRRFLDEAENEIVKVWRRLGCSFDYWREGTDSAKYRTITQATFIDLYKKGLIYEAERPVNWCPRCRTTLADSELEYVERDDYLYYIKFKVKETGEDVVVATTRPELLRACKALVYKPGDERYERLKGLHAVAPLYGTELVIAEHPEVDPSFGTGLMMVCSFGDHVDVKMFRDLGLQPEIIIDKEGKMTEKAGFLAGLTVEEARRKVVEALESSGLIVKKEAIRHSVPVCWRCKTPTQIIATREWFLKQVEFKNALIDLVDKIVFRPEFHKSRLISWINSVATDWPISRDRYYATEVPVWRCTSCGSVLVPEPGTYYRPWRDPPPWDRCPVCGAPRDKLVGEKKVFDTWFDSSISVLYASGYMHNPGLYKRVKYTLRPQGVDIVRTWLYYTILRVYQLKGEPAFSWVRITGMGLDEKGEEMHKSKGNVIDPDPYLEKYGADAFRFWAAASGRLGYDYRFSEQLIKTGLMFATKLWNIARFVSSFPEPGDYKLRPVDEATLAYLNAVLERVDRAYAELDVYEPVHEIYQFAWNYFASQYVELVKSRAYNQSGRYSSEEQRGAWFTLHYVLKTLLKMLAPIMPFVTDAIYRELYGKSVHTEEFPRVDKTLGEKGHELAKLVEEVNSAIWRFKKKNNMRLSDPVKAKVYLPAKLSGALEEVVDLHRLEDVELYEEPPANAADIGGGVYIAL
- a CDS encoding HD domain-containing protein, which gives rise to MEGVVAEARRVARESLGSDFDHGYPHVERVRKWAWEIVREEGLKVDPLVLDLSVYLHDVGRVIGEPHAYYSAVFAAGFLRRWGLDDAVVEKVVNAIEYHSFSYSRSKKVWPMSTEALVLSDADKLDALGVVGFLRVFAYNWKTGGSMDDIIRHFHEKIFRLKDLMHFSYSKRKAEELTSRVERVVKELVEELSSSGKES
- a CDS encoding geranylgeranylglycerol-phosphate geranylgeranyltransferase, which codes for MRCLGLRDYVAMTRPVNSLMSGLGALMALLVYRGYTPPGILVAVVATATGYLSTAASMLVNDYVDAAVDAVNKPWKPIPSGRVSRETTRSLGLALAVSSIVLNALLALAEPGLGWLPALVVAVYTLVGLAYSYLRAHWWSHLLVSLSTTGPVVYGYVLAGPPQGKLAFTAAFTVLVFLVTTGREVVKALQDVEGDKKAGYKTIPIVFGAEASRRLVLVIGASAPFLALVAYAFNGSTAFLVLILLAAAAYLHQAVKAYSRPTDKKVLEDARVKMLASMVLGLVAFWASGL
- a CDS encoding radical SAM protein, yielding MKNMFEVFILRPDALAVWEDEVVRERLSWYHSVMVDEKPAKFIIARKVEVPEDPYRLDDMRELWKVHERAARDFDSLLREVKSADATPASYLRRPDPRHSYLDVKIAIARRLMDPCRLCERRCGARRLSGQPGVCLMADKCIVHSAFLHIGEEAPLVPSGTIFYGGCNFKCVFCQNYDISQVNARGGEVVSSLELAKVQRALRLRGARNINHVGGEPTPHVAFILESLKFLDVNVPQLWNSNMYMTEEVARLLLDVVDIWLPDLKYGNDECAWRLSKVRDYWAVATRNIKMAHDSGDMIIRHLVLPGHLECCTRRVLQWISENTPRALVNVMDQYRPEHLVLKYPEKYKEIARRLRRDEILEAYKMAEEFKLEYKQVS